A single region of the Paramicrobacterium fandaimingii genome encodes:
- a CDS encoding transcriptional regulator, which translates to MTSADDLPLLTLHGVRILGFADSNAVARRWGLSPDAVAEALGDAEARGWVSFASFADLSGWSLTDRGRIENERLLADELMQVDGEQRLRGVYGTFLPFNGRLQSACTNWQLRPEDDGRLVSNDHTDLKWDARVLRELGELEHGLAPISANLESILSRFGGYDVRFTAALRRARSGEHEWVDGTAVDSCHRVWFELHEDLIATLGIDRLTS; encoded by the coding sequence ATGACGAGCGCAGATGATCTTCCGTTGTTGACGCTGCACGGCGTGCGCATTCTGGGATTCGCCGATTCGAATGCTGTCGCTCGGCGTTGGGGGCTCTCACCGGATGCCGTAGCTGAGGCGCTCGGGGATGCCGAAGCCCGCGGCTGGGTGTCGTTCGCGAGCTTCGCTGACCTTTCGGGCTGGTCGCTCACGGATCGCGGACGCATTGAGAATGAGCGCCTGCTCGCGGATGAGCTGATGCAGGTGGATGGCGAGCAACGACTCCGTGGTGTGTACGGCACATTCCTGCCGTTCAACGGGCGCCTGCAGAGCGCGTGCACCAACTGGCAGCTTCGGCCAGAAGACGACGGCCGGCTCGTATCGAATGATCACACCGACCTCAAGTGGGACGCACGTGTGCTTCGTGAGCTGGGCGAGCTTGAGCACGGTCTCGCGCCGATCAGCGCGAATCTCGAGAGTATTCTCAGCCGATTCGGCGGGTACGACGTGCGCTTCACTGCGGCGCTGCGCCGCGCGCGAAGCGGCGAGCACGAGTGGGTGGACGGCACTGCCGTCGACTCGTGCCACCGTGTGTGGTTCGAGTTGCACGAAGACCTCATCGCCACGCTCGGCATCGACCGACTCACCAGTTAA
- a CDS encoding DNA-binding protein, protein MQRNPDFEQSSANAEQLHASREERARDRVMSRANGQIAEQPWRPAPVPPTAVDLVNFSVWRSMDAESDELADALALLPAARAEVEGLEAGMLFAARSAGLTWAQIASAMGFRSPQACQQHYARLLDRHEAQ, encoded by the coding sequence TCCTCGGCGAACGCCGAGCAGCTGCACGCCAGTCGCGAAGAGCGTGCTCGCGATCGCGTCATGTCGCGCGCGAACGGGCAGATAGCCGAGCAGCCGTGGCGGCCAGCACCCGTGCCGCCGACTGCCGTCGATCTTGTGAACTTCTCCGTGTGGCGGTCGATGGATGCCGAATCGGACGAGCTTGCAGACGCCCTTGCCCTCCTGCCTGCCGCACGCGCAGAAGTCGAGGGGCTCGAGGCGGGGATGCTGTTTGCCGCCCGCAGCGCAGGACTCACGTGGGCACAGATCGCCTCGGCCATGGGGTTTCGTTCTCCGCAAGCATGTCAGCAGCACTACGCGCGCCTGCTCGATCGTCACGAGGCGCAATGA